A single window of Anaerolineales bacterium DNA harbors:
- a CDS encoding type II CAAX endopeptidase family protein, whose translation MKIRNWLLTERGVVWTSIILTIIVLLESRIAPWSPYFIVYAAMAIAIPIVLKTYRFGSFRDAMRKYWKIFIAILVLGVFFDKVVFTWLYQWGLDRFGVGGDPFYSLNAAIVDMIDAVAVKFSVTPDSAQMLYAFFVIIWAPVGEELYYRGYLQGVLRKTRGFTFAAIVSSIFFGIRHATHLFFLWPDLPWVAMACWVAGAFVFGLLMNYLYERSQSLYLPMLVHFLVNIIGLVFM comes from the coding sequence ATGAAGATTAGAAATTGGTTGCTAACGGAACGCGGTGTGGTGTGGACCAGCATTATTCTGACGATCATCGTCCTGCTCGAAAGTCGAATTGCTCCATGGTCTCCCTACTTTATCGTTTACGCCGCTATGGCCATTGCCATTCCCATTGTGTTGAAGACGTACAGGTTTGGATCCTTTCGCGACGCAATGCGGAAATACTGGAAGATATTCATAGCCATACTCGTTCTCGGCGTGTTCTTCGATAAAGTCGTGTTTACCTGGCTCTACCAATGGGGACTGGACCGGTTTGGGGTGGGCGGCGATCCGTTTTATTCCCTAAACGCTGCCATCGTCGATATGATAGACGCCGTCGCCGTTAAGTTCAGCGTCACGCCGGACAGCGCGCAGATGCTCTACGCCTTCTTCGTCATCATCTGGGCGCCGGTAGGCGAGGAATTGTATTACCGGGGATATCTTCAGGGTGTGCTTCGAAAGACGAGGGGCTTTACATTTGCTGCGATCGTCTCATCGATATTTTTCGGAATCAGGCATGCGACGCACTTGTTTTTCCTGTGGCCCGATCTGCCCTGGGTGGCGATGGCCTGCTGGGTGGCCGGTGCATTTGTTTTTGGTTTGTTGATGAATTATCTCTATGAACGCAGCCAATCTCTCTATCTGCCGATGCTGGTGCATTTCCTCGTCAATATTATCGGCTTGGTTTTCATGTAA